ATGATGGTGGGGAGAATGACGGAATGGATATGATAACCGGACAGATAAAAACGTTATGGGAGCAGGCGTATTCCATCTGGCTATCCGGCGGATGGGGCATGATAGCGCTGGCGGTAAATGCCCTGGTGCTGTTTGGTCTGGGAATGCATATACTACTCAGGCTGAACGAAAAGGGATTCCGTACCATGCCGGAAAAAACCTGGCGCCACTGGATTGATTATCCGGATGAACGGCAGGGGCCGATTGGCGAACTTCTTGATTTTGTAACAAACAGTAATTCGCTCAAGCATACTGCCGATCTCTTTCAGGAGTTGCGCACGAGTGAGATTGCTTCGTTTGAGCGTGACCTGCGAGTTATGAAAATCTGTGTCAGCGTGTCTCCGCTGCTGGGGTTACTCGGGACGGTAACCGGTATGCTTACCACGTTTGGCGCTCTGGCGTCAAGAGCCGGGGGGGAAAAAACCATGGGGCTTGTGGCCGGCGGGATCTCCGAGGCATTGATTACGACAGAAACCGGGCTGGTTATCGCGCTGCCGGGTCTTTTTTTTCACTATCACCTGACCCGTCAACATGAACTGTACAGAGGTTTCCTTTCCCACCTTCAAACCGTGTATACTCAGAAGCTTTATAAAAAACTTCATGACCAGAAGGTGGCATGAAAAAGGTAACAGATTTGAATGAAACGTAAAAACCATTCTAGAGAGGATTCTTATGGGACGTTTTCGTGAATTAGCGACGGATGACAGCGCTGAAACAGGGATTGACATATCCCCGTTGATTGACTGTGTATTTATTCTGCTTATATTCTTTATTGTAACCACCACGTTTGTTGAAGAAACCGGTGTTGAGGTAGATAAGCCAATGGCCGCTTCCGCCTCACGGCTTGAAAAAACCAGTATTTTAATCGCGCTGACTGAAAAGGGCGAGGTAGTTTACGGCGGGCGTGAAATTGGTATCAGTGGTGTAAGGCCGCTCGTGAAACGCATGCTTCAGAAGGAGGATATTCCTGTTATCATTCAGGCCGATACGGCTGCTCAGTCCGGTCTGCTGGTGCGTATTATTGATGAGGCAAAGCTGGCAGGGGCCATAAAAGTAAGTGTAGCTACCAGACAATCCAAAAGTTGAGCATCTCTGTCGTGAAAAAGCATAAAACGGATTTGATAATCGGCCGGCTGCGTCACCATCTGTGGGTTCTTGCGGGTGCTGTCGTGTTGACGTTTCTTTTTTTTCTTGTGCTGCCTCTGATGCAGACTATCAGCAAACCGCCGCGTACTGATTTGCTGGTGCAGAATGTGGTTACGGCAAACGTGCCGCCTCCACCTCCGCCAGAGGAAGAGGAAGCGGAGGAGGAGGCGGAGCAGGAGGAACCGCCTCCTGAACTGGCTGAAGAGGCGCCTCCGCTTGATCTTTCACAGCTTGAACTGGCACTCAATCCCGGTTTCAATGAAGGTGCGATGGGTGGCGACTTTGCTGTCAGTCTCAAGACCATTGGCTCAGGAGAAGGTTCAGAAGGAGACAGTCTTGACGCATTATTTTCAATGGCTGATCTTGATCAGAAACCGCGTGTTTTGTACCAGCCGGGGCCGGCATTGGATAAAAAGGTGCGTAAAAAGGCCCCGGGGACGGTCTATATTCTTTTTATTGTTAACCAAAATGGTCGTGTGGAGAAACCCATGGTACAGAGTTCAAGCGACCCCGTTTTTGAAAAACCGGCGCTGGCCGCCGTGAGGCAGTGGAAATTTGAGCCTGGCAAGCGGCAGGGTAAGCCCGTACGGTTCCGCATGCGGGTGCCCATTACATTCCCGAAAGGATAGTGTGTATGAAGAAACTGAAGTTGAAGATTGTACCGTATCGATATATCTCTCTTGTCCTTTTTTTTCTGGCAGTAGGAGGTATTATTTTTCCCGAAACACCGGCCAGGGCTTCTCAGTTGAGTCCGTTCGATCTTGAGATATGGACCGATCCGGCATTCCGGAAGCGGTTTGCTGAGAGCTATATGGCGGAGACGGAAATAGAGCCGCGCGTTACGACCGTCGAACGTGACAGGATGCAGAAGGTGCTTGAACACATTTCGTCTGATGAGATGGACAAGGCGGCCCTTCTGCTCGAAAAAAGCCGGGGTCAAACGGCAAACGCTCTGTACGATTTCATGTTGGCCAACATTTTTTTCCAGCAGGAAAAACTTGATCAGGCATCAGAGATCTATCAGGTAGCCGTGGAAAAATATCCAAAATTCCGCCGCGCCTGGAGGAATCTTGGATTGATCTATATCCGGCAGAACGAATTCGAAAAAGCGTTGCCCGCCCTCACGCGGGTGATTGAACTTGGCGGTGGGGATGCACTTACCTACGGTCTGCTCGGATATGCCTATACTTCTGTCGAAAATCACCTTTGTGCCGAATCTGCTTTCCGCATGGCCATTATGCTGGACCCGGGTACGATGGATTGGAAGATGGGCCTTGCGCGCAGCCTCTTCAAACAGGAAAGTTACGCGCAGGCCGTTGCGCTCTGCGGGAGTCTGATTGCCGAACATCCTGAACGTGCGGATCTCTGGTTGCTGCAGGCCAATGCCTATATAGGGCTCAAATTACCGCTCAAGGCGGCTGAAAACTATGAATTCGTAGACCGCCTTGGAAAATCTACCGTTGACAGCCTCAACATGCTGGGAGACATTTACATCAATGAAGGGCTCTACGAGATGGCGGTCAACTCCTACATCCGTGCTATGGAAAGGAATCCTCAGCCTGATGTGGAGCGTGTTATTCGGGCCGCCAAGGTACTTACGACACGCGGGGTGCTCGGGGAGACCAGACAGTTGATCGCGCGCATGGAGGCTATTCACGGGAATCAGCTTGGAACCGATGACAGGAAGGAGCTGCTTAAACTCAGAGCCCGTCTTGCTGTTGCTGAAGGAACGGGAGAGGAGGAGGCCAGTGTGCTTGAGGAAATAGTTGCACTTGACCCGCTGGACGGAGAAGCGCTCATCCTGCTTGGACAACATAACAGTCGCACCGGAAAGAATGAAAAAGCGATATTTTATTATGAACGGGCCGCCAGCATTGAAAAATATGAGGCGGATGCCAGGGTGCGCCATGCCCAGTTGCTGGTGAGTACGGGGAAATACGCGGAGGCGCTGCCGCTGCTTCGCAGGTCCCAGCAACTGAAACCGCGCGACGATGTCCAGAAGTACCTGGAACAGGTCGAGCATGCCGCAAAATCCCGATAGTAATGCAGTCCATACGCACTATGTTGCCGAAATCGATAGGAAGCAGGAAGAAGAACCTCCTGTTTGTATACCAACCTGACGTATTATGAGGATATTTTCGGTTTCAACAAAAAGGTTCTTTTGAAAGGTTCCGTTTTCCATGAAAACTCAACGGAAATTGAATTTTCAGAGGTGCATTCGCAGACAGACGGTAACAGTTCTGTTTGTCCTTGCCATAATGACCCTGGCAGCGTGTTCGAGGTCTCCGTTCCCCGGTGAGCAGGAGGAGATTCCCACCGAGATGAAGGATGTTCCGGCAGTGGTTCTTGCCGCAGCGGGTGGATTCTGCAAACGCATGGGAGAAGCTTGGTGGGATGAGTGGTTCTGGGATGCTGAGGATCAGGTATGGGAGTGCTCACTGGTGGGATTGCCCCGCCGCGCTGAACTTGATGTCAACCCGGACGGGAGTTTCTCTGAGCTGGAACTCGTTTACTCTTTTACAGAAGTAGAGCAGGATCTTCCCGAAGTCGCCGGATTCATCCGAACCCAGTGCCGTACTGACACGGGTGTTTTCGTCGAACTGTCGCTCCGTCGTGAAGAATACCTCGATACTATCCCCGAGTTAAAGCAGGCCTGGTCGCTCAGCGGAATTGTCCTGGAATTTCAGTGTGCCAATGGCAGGGACTTTGAGATTGACCCCCGCGGAATATTTATCAAAAAACAGCTGGATGATACCACGGATATTTCAGATGACAGAACGCCTCCACACTGAACTGCGGGAAATAACATCCGCAAAAGTATCATGTGCGGAATTTTCATCTTAACACAATCTTAACAATTTCTTTATATTTCCTTAATAATGAAGGTTTATACTCCTTCCCATACATTGCCGGGTGTGCAGCACATGGAGTTTTTTGGTTGAGCAGCATGGTGATTTTACCCGGTTTTGTGCTCCTTTTGCCTTGCTGCTCAACCATATTGTTCAAAAAGGTATATTTTGATAATAATTTCTCTGATTTAAGGTGATTTTACGGGACTTGGAAATTTCGATGCCATAGTGAAAGGAAGTTTTTTAAAAGTCAAGTGGAGGGTTGGTAAAAAATGAAAGAGTAAAAAGTTTGTAGTGATAAACCGGGTAAATTGTTGTAAATTTTTTTTAATAGGAGCTATTTTATGGGTAGAAAATGGTTGAAATATTCATTTTTGCTGGTATTGATACCTTTCGGTATAGGTATTGGAGGTGTGGTTCAGGGCAATAACGTGTCTGCCGGAGAACTGGATGAAGTAAAGTGGCAGTTGAAACAGATGGAGGAGATGTTTGCCAGACAGCAGGAACAGATGCAGGCCTTGCGTGATCGATTGGAAGACATGGAAAGGGAGGCTGCTTCTGTCGCAAAAGAAGAGGTAAAACAGACGATTGAGGAATCCCGGTTTGTCACAAAGGAGGAGACAGAGCAGGTCGTAAGGGATTATTTCTCAACGGAAGAGGCGCGAAATCTCATGGCGGTGGGCATGCCTGATATCACCATAAAGTACACCCCTGAAGACAAAAAAACCGCCCTGCAGATTGCGACAACCGATGGCAGATACTCATTGGGTATCGGCGGGAGGCTGCAGATGCGATATACCTACAAGGATCAGGATTCCGATTTCGGAGAGGAAGACAAGCAGAATATTGATGTCCGGCGCGCGAGAATCAATTTCGGGGGAAATATCTACAGTAAGGATGTTCATTATTATATGGAGTTTGACGGCGACAAATTTGATGTGGGGGTCAGGGATTTTTATGTGTACTGGACACCGGCTGCCGAGTTGAACACAAAAGTCGGTTATTTCAAGGTGCCGTTTAACCGCCAGAGGGTGACATCGTCATCCGCCCTTCTTTTTCAGGACCGGTCTATTGCCAGTGAGTTCTTTGATCAGGATCGTGATTATGGTGTGGATGTGTACGGAAAACCGTTTGAGGGGAAGATGGAGTATCATGTAGCAATGTTTCAGGGGGCAGGAGAGGATGAAGAGGACTGGGATGACGGAAAAGACAACTTTGACAATGAGCTCATGTATGTCGTGAACCTGCGATATAATCCTTTCGGGAAGTATAACTATTTTGATGAAACCGATCTCGAATATTCAGAAAAACTGAAGGCAACGATTGGTGCGGCGGTTACCTTTAATGCAAAGAAAAAGGATGAAAAGCAGGAAGAATTTAATAATGTTGCGGCCGTTGCTGATCTTGGGGTGAAATACCGTGGTCTTTCATGGAACAGTGAGTACTATCTCATGTCGCGGGACCCTGAGTCCGGCGGAAGTTCACTCGATTCAGAGGGGTTTTTTACCCAGCTGGGCTGTTTTGTATTGCCGGAGAAACTGGAACTTGCCGGTCGGTTTTCCATGGTCGATCCTGATACGGATATTTCAAGTGATATTCAGAGGGAGTATACCTTCGGTGTGAATTATTATCTGCGTAACCATCGTTCAAAGGTGAATGTTGATTTTGCGCACCTTGTAACGGAAACGGATACGGAAGATGAAGATGAGAACAGGTTTAAGGTTCAATATCAGATTATGTTTTAGTTCGGAGGATGCTTATGGGCATGTTTGTAAAAGCTATCGTGAAATTCTTATTATTTTCAGGTGCGGTGTGTTTGATGTTTTTTGCCTGTTTAAATGCAAAAAGCGAATGTGCTGAGGCTATAAATGGTGATATGTATCATGAAATAATAAAGGATGGAAGGATCTATGTCTTTACCTCATCCCAGCGTAAGGCAGACTTTGAAAAATCGGGAGAACTGGGTAAGGGAATTATCAAGGTCGGTTATGGTCAGAAAGGTGAAACAGTAGTCTTTGACTCTGATGAGGCGGTGAAGAAATATGATGCCCGTCATTGTTTCAAGGGACAAAAGTCAGAAGATAAGGTTTCAGAGGAGGTGGCAGATGAAAAAGGGTATTTTGAGTTCCAGATGGACGGCAGAATATATGTTTTTACTTCCTCCGGCAGGAAGGAAACCTTTGAATCCTCGGGAGAACTGGGAAAGGGTCTCATCAGGATAGGACGGGCCTGCAGGGGAAACGGTTGTCTTTGGATCAGATGAAGCACTAAAAGAGTATGATCTCCGTTATGGGAAAAAATAATTCGATTTCTCAATGAAATTTCAGTAAGATAGCATGTCTGAAAAATGGTAATAAAAATGAAAGGAGAAATGATTTCATGATAAAAAAATTAGTTTTTTCGGTTTTGCTTTTCGGTTTATTTTTTGCCGGTGTTTCCCGTATGCACGCGGAAACCATGGTAGATGCGAACATTAAACCGTATACAAAGATGAGTGGGATTTCCGGAAACCTTAATAGTATTGGTTCCGATACGATGAATAATCTTATGACGTTTTGGGCCGAGGGCTTTAATAAGGTATATCCGAATGTGAAGGCCCAGATAGAAGGAAAGGGGTCTACAACTGCACCTCCTGCATTAATTTCCGGGACGGCCCAGATTGGTCCGATGAGCAGGGCTATGAAGCCGACAGAGATAGACGCATTTGAAAAAAAGTATGGATATAAGCCTACCCAGATAAGAACGGCCCTGGATGCCCTGGCCGTATATGTAAACAAGGATAATCCCGTAAAAGGGCTGAGCCTCCCTCAGGTGGATGCAATCTTTTCAAAGACCCGCAGGGGCGGATACAGTGAAGATATTATGAAATGGGGACAACTTGGTCTGGTTGATGACTGGACGAACAGGCCGATCAGCCTCTATGGACGTAACTCTGCTTCCGGCACCTATGGATATTTTAAGGAACATGCATTGTTCAAAGGTGATTACAAGGACTCCGTAAAGGAACAACCGGGATCTGCATCCGTGGTACAGGGCGTAGCGGAGGATCGTTATGCCATAGGGTACAGCGGCATTGGATACCGGACATCCGGTGTTTGTTCTGTACCCCTTGCGGTAAAAGAAGGAAGACACTTTATTGAGGCAGAATTGGATAATGTGCTCAACGGTTCTTATCCATTGGCCCGGTTTTTGTATGTCTACATCAATAAAAAACCGGGACAGCCCCTTGACCCGCTTGTAAGAGAATTTGTAAAATTTATCCTGAGCAGGGAGGGACAGGGAGTGGTAATAAAGGATGGATATATGCCTCTTCCTGAAAAAGTTATTGTGGAAGAACTGAAAAAGGTAGACGATGAGTAGTCACTCATTATTCCTCACATTTTGACGTGTTTTAGGCCATTCCTTTTTCCCTTTTCTTTATGGATCGGGAAAAAGGAGTGGTTTTTTTATTTTGAGCATTTTACCATCCATACATGAACAACTCAAAAAGAAGAAGGCTTAAAGACTCTCTTGCCCGCTATACTATTTCGATTGGTGGCGGCGCTACCATTCTGGTGATTCTTGCCCTGTTTGTCTTTATCTTTATTGAGGTGTATCCG
The Candidatus Brocadiaceae bacterium DNA segment above includes these coding regions:
- a CDS encoding MotA/TolQ/ExbB proton channel family protein; amino-acid sequence: MCQGLSNDGGENDGMDMITGQIKTLWEQAYSIWLSGGWGMIALAVNALVLFGLGMHILLRLNEKGFRTMPEKTWRHWIDYPDERQGPIGELLDFVTNSNSLKHTADLFQELRTSEIASFERDLRVMKICVSVSPLLGLLGTVTGMLTTFGALASRAGGEKTMGLVAGGISEALITTETGLVIALPGLFFHYHLTRQHELYRGFLSHLQTVYTQKLYKKLHDQKVA
- a CDS encoding biopolymer transporter ExbD; this encodes MGRFRELATDDSAETGIDISPLIDCVFILLIFFIVTTTFVEETGVEVDKPMAASASRLEKTSILIALTEKGEVVYGGREIGISGVRPLVKRMLQKEDIPVIIQADTAAQSGLLVRIIDEAKLAGAIKVSVATRQSKS
- a CDS encoding TonB family protein; translated protein: MKKHKTDLIIGRLRHHLWVLAGAVVLTFLFFLVLPLMQTISKPPRTDLLVQNVVTANVPPPPPPEEEEAEEEAEQEEPPPELAEEAPPLDLSQLELALNPGFNEGAMGGDFAVSLKTIGSGEGSEGDSLDALFSMADLDQKPRVLYQPGPALDKKVRKKAPGTVYILFIVNQNGRVEKPMVQSSSDPVFEKPALAAVRQWKFEPGKRQGKPVRFRMRVPITFPKG
- a CDS encoding tetratricopeptide repeat protein, producing MKKLKLKIVPYRYISLVLFFLAVGGIIFPETPARASQLSPFDLEIWTDPAFRKRFAESYMAETEIEPRVTTVERDRMQKVLEHISSDEMDKAALLLEKSRGQTANALYDFMLANIFFQQEKLDQASEIYQVAVEKYPKFRRAWRNLGLIYIRQNEFEKALPALTRVIELGGGDALTYGLLGYAYTSVENHLCAESAFRMAIMLDPGTMDWKMGLARSLFKQESYAQAVALCGSLIAEHPERADLWLLQANAYIGLKLPLKAAENYEFVDRLGKSTVDSLNMLGDIYINEGLYEMAVNSYIRAMERNPQPDVERVIRAAKVLTTRGVLGETRQLIARMEAIHGNQLGTDDRKELLKLRARLAVAEGTGEEEASVLEEIVALDPLDGEALILLGQHNSRTGKNEKAIFYYERAASIEKYEADARVRHAQLLVSTGKYAEALPLLRRSQQLKPRDDVQKYLEQVEHAAKSR
- a CDS encoding OprO/OprP family phosphate-selective porin, whose translation is MGRKWLKYSFLLVLIPFGIGIGGVVQGNNVSAGELDEVKWQLKQMEEMFARQQEQMQALRDRLEDMEREAASVAKEEVKQTIEESRFVTKEETEQVVRDYFSTEEARNLMAVGMPDITIKYTPEDKKTALQIATTDGRYSLGIGGRLQMRYTYKDQDSDFGEEDKQNIDVRRARINFGGNIYSKDVHYYMEFDGDKFDVGVRDFYVYWTPAAELNTKVGYFKVPFNRQRVTSSSALLFQDRSIASEFFDQDRDYGVDVYGKPFEGKMEYHVAMFQGAGEDEEDWDDGKDNFDNELMYVVNLRYNPFGKYNYFDETDLEYSEKLKATIGAAVTFNAKKKDEKQEEFNNVAAVADLGVKYRGLSWNSEYYLMSRDPESGGSSLDSEGFFTQLGCFVLPEKLELAGRFSMVDPDTDISSDIQREYTFGVNYYLRNHRSKVNVDFAHLVTETDTEDEDENRFKVQYQIMF
- a CDS encoding PstS family phosphate ABC transporter substrate-binding protein, which encodes MHAETMVDANIKPYTKMSGISGNLNSIGSDTMNNLMTFWAEGFNKVYPNVKAQIEGKGSTTAPPALISGTAQIGPMSRAMKPTEIDAFEKKYGYKPTQIRTALDALAVYVNKDNPVKGLSLPQVDAIFSKTRRGGYSEDIMKWGQLGLVDDWTNRPISLYGRNSASGTYGYFKEHALFKGDYKDSVKEQPGSASVVQGVAEDRYAIGYSGIGYRTSGVCSVPLAVKEGRHFIEAELDNVLNGSYPLARFLYVYINKKPGQPLDPLVREFVKFILSREGQGVVIKDGYMPLPEKVIVEELKKVDDE